From the genome of Cytobacillus firmus, one region includes:
- a CDS encoding arsenate reductase family protein: MALTFYWYPKCGTCRKAKKWLDEHNLSYEEIHITDNPPSRSELEALYKNSGLELKKFFNTSGQKYRELGLKDKVKTSSDEELLDILATDGMLIKRPLLTDGEKVTVGFKEEEYEKKWLS; encoded by the coding sequence ATGGCGTTGACTTTTTATTGGTATCCTAAATGCGGGACATGCCGTAAGGCCAAGAAATGGCTTGACGAACATAATCTGTCCTATGAAGAAATACATATAACAGACAATCCGCCTTCTCGAAGCGAACTTGAAGCGCTTTATAAAAACAGCGGTTTGGAACTAAAGAAGTTCTTTAATACGAGTGGCCAAAAATATCGGGAGCTCGGCTTGAAGGACAAAGTAAAAACCTCTTCAGATGAAGAACTGCTCGATATTCTGGCAACAGACGGCATGCTGATCAAGCGTCCGCTGCTGACAGATGGAGAGAAAGTAACAGTGGGCTTCAAAGAAGAGGAATATGAAAAGAAATGGCTTTCCTAA
- a CDS encoding acyl-CoA dehydrogenase family protein — protein MSNQTENLIKGGSFLIEDVSYDRVFTPEDYTDEQVMIAKTTEDYVVNEVVPQIEHLENHEFDRSVKLLKQAGDLGLLGADVPEEYGGLALDKVSSALIAEKMARAGGFSISHGAHVGIGSLPIVLFGNEEQKQKYLPELATGEKLAAYALTEPSSGSDALGAKTTAKLNAEGTHYVLNGEKQWITNAGFADVFVVYAKVDGEHFSAFIVEREFPGVSVGAEEKKMGIKSSSTRTLILEDAKVPKENLLGEFGKGHVIAFNILNIGRYKLGVGAVGGAKRAFELAVQYANQRQQFKTPISQFNLTKEKLGTMASKIYAAESAVYRTVGLFEDRMSKLTDEEIKDGKEVAKSIAEYAIECSMNKFFNTEVLDYVVDEGVQIHGGYGFMAEYEIERAYRDSRINRIFEGTNEINRLLVPGTYLRKALKGELPLFQKAQALQEELMMMMPEEPGDEPLAQEKYLVKNAKKIGLLAAGLAAQKYGKALDKEQEVLVNIADIISNAYAMESVVLRTEKAIEKAGLEKSKQKLLYTQIFCQEAFNEIEQDAKETLVAVENGDALRMMMSALRKFTRHTPVNVITKKREASEKLIDAERFTV, from the coding sequence TGTTTCCTATGACCGGGTTTTTACACCTGAAGATTATACAGATGAGCAGGTTATGATTGCTAAGACGACTGAAGATTATGTAGTGAATGAAGTTGTACCGCAAATTGAACATCTTGAAAACCATGAATTTGACCGTTCTGTAAAACTATTGAAGCAAGCTGGAGACCTTGGCCTATTAGGCGCAGATGTTCCAGAGGAATACGGCGGACTTGCATTAGATAAAGTAAGCTCAGCACTTATTGCAGAGAAAATGGCGCGTGCAGGCGGCTTTTCCATCTCTCACGGCGCCCATGTCGGCATTGGCTCTCTTCCGATTGTTCTATTCGGAAATGAAGAGCAAAAGCAAAAATACCTTCCTGAACTTGCTACAGGCGAAAAGCTTGCCGCTTATGCATTGACAGAGCCAAGCTCAGGTTCTGACGCTCTTGGAGCAAAAACAACCGCCAAGCTGAATGCTGAGGGCACACACTATGTATTAAACGGTGAAAAGCAATGGATAACAAATGCAGGCTTCGCAGATGTATTCGTAGTATATGCAAAAGTTGACGGCGAACACTTTTCTGCATTCATCGTTGAAAGAGAATTCCCAGGTGTATCTGTAGGGGCAGAAGAAAAGAAAATGGGAATCAAGAGCTCTTCTACCCGTACGTTAATTCTTGAAGACGCCAAGGTGCCAAAGGAAAACCTGCTGGGTGAATTCGGCAAGGGCCATGTGATTGCTTTTAATATCTTAAATATTGGCCGCTATAAGTTAGGTGTAGGAGCAGTTGGCGGAGCGAAGCGTGCATTCGAACTGGCTGTTCAGTATGCGAACCAGCGCCAGCAGTTTAAGACACCTATCTCTCAATTTAATTTGACTAAAGAAAAACTGGGCACAATGGCTTCAAAGATTTATGCAGCGGAAAGTGCAGTGTATCGTACAGTAGGTTTGTTCGAGGACCGTATGAGCAAGCTTACAGATGAGGAAATAAAAGATGGCAAGGAAGTCGCAAAGTCAATTGCTGAATATGCCATTGAGTGCTCCATGAATAAATTTTTCAATACGGAGGTCCTCGACTACGTAGTAGATGAAGGTGTTCAGATCCACGGGGGCTACGGTTTCATGGCTGAATATGAGATTGAAAGAGCTTACCGTGATTCACGCATTAACCGTATTTTCGAAGGAACAAACGAAATCAATCGCCTATTAGTACCAGGCACGTACCTCCGCAAAGCACTAAAGGGAGAGCTTCCGTTATTCCAGAAAGCACAGGCGCTGCAGGAAGAGCTCATGATGATGATGCCTGAAGAGCCTGGCGACGAGCCGCTTGCACAGGAAAAATATCTGGTTAAGAACGCGAAGAAGATCGGACTGCTTGCTGCTGGTCTGGCAGCACAAAAGTATGGAAAGGCTCTTGATAAAGAACAGGAAGTACTTGTAAACATTGCGGATATTATTTCGAATGCTTATGCAATGGAATCTGTTGTTCTTCGCACTGAAAAGGCCATTGAAAAAGCTGGCCTTGAAAAGAGCAAACAAAAGCTCCTGTACACTCAAATCTTCTGCCAGGAGGCATTTAACGAAATCGAGCAGGATGCAAAGGAAACACTTGTGGCAGTTGAAAACGGCGATGCACTGCGCATGATGATGTCAGCATTGCGCAAATTCACACGACACACGCCAGTCAACGTGATTACAAAGAAGCGTGAAGCATCAGAAAAACTGATCGACGCGGAACGTTTTACCGTTTAA
- the gcvH gene encoding glycine cleavage system protein GcvH has protein sequence MSTPKELRYSEEHEWVKTEDGKVRIGITHFAQSELGDIVFVELPEVGDELSANEPFGSVESVKTVSELYAPLSGKVVEVNEDLNDNPEFVNESPYEKAWMVVVEPSDLSEVESLMTAEQYEDMTNED, from the coding sequence ATGAGCACACCAAAAGAATTACGTTATTCAGAAGAGCATGAGTGGGTAAAAACAGAAGATGGGAAAGTACGTATTGGGATTACGCATTTCGCGCAATCAGAACTTGGTGACATTGTATTCGTTGAGCTTCCTGAAGTTGGCGATGAGCTAAGTGCAAACGAACCATTCGGAAGCGTAGAATCTGTAAAAACAGTTTCTGAACTTTATGCGCCTCTAAGCGGTAAAGTGGTTGAAGTAAATGAAGATCTTAACGACAACCCTGAGTTCGTAAACGAGTCTCCATATGAAAAAGCATGGATGGTTGTGGTGGAGCCTTCAGATTTAAGCGAAGTAGAAAGCTTGATGACTGCTGAGCAATATGAAGATATGACAAACGAAGATTAA